The Phaseolus vulgaris cultivar G19833 chromosome 5, P. vulgaris v2.0, whole genome shotgun sequence genomic interval AAGAAATCATCTAATACATCTTTAACGTATATAAATGAGTCACTCCAAGAACATAATGATATCGAGACAAATCAAGAAACATTGTCCCTATTTCCATAAGAATGGTACATGAACAGTAATAACGTCTAATCTTATTCTTAgacttaaaaatatataagagaACAAAGCTTGAGGTTAGAAAATTGCTACTCTTGAAGGTAGGATTTGGTAATATTCATTTTTCTTGTTTCCAATAATATGATGCATAAGTAAATTCAACATACATATCTTTTATATCAATCATTCAGTTCAGAAGATAGAAAAAGGATGAAACTGAACTACGAATTTACTCAAATGATAAAATCAAGATAATGAGTACATTGTGGCTTATATATTCAATCCTAATAACACCAATATCTTATGTCTACATCATTAAATATAGGAAACaatattagtttttaatatgTATTAGTTTATTTAACAAGACAAACTTAATACACAAGAAATTTTGTTTATCAAGAAGTTAAGCACTTAATTTATGTGTGGTAGCATACATTTTGTACAAATCTCTAAATATACTTTGCCTGTATATACATATCCTATAGATTGCAGAATACAAACTTCATGACTCACTTTAtgagttatgtaacaaacaaACCTTTTATGGTAACACTAACTAAATGTACATCATCTTACTAACTATCAGTGACAGCAATTGGAAAGAAAACTCACTAGAAAGACTATCCCTCTTGAGATGCAGATGACAAGAAGTTATCCACTGTCTCCACAGTTTGTCCTTCAGTACTCATCAAGTTATTTGCATCTACATGACAATCTACAATTTCAGGTTGGCAGTTTCCTTCCCATGGACTCACAGACTTTCCATATGCACAAATGTTGACCTGGGATGATGATCCTGCATGAGGATGGAAGCATGGCAAGCCGTTCTGACACCGAAGGCCAATTGTCCCTGCAGTAGACAGCAAACCAGCATCCCCTTCTTTGAGAATGTAAGAGCTACACTGATTTTGAAAGGGGAAAGCACCCAATTCACTGTCTATTTTCCCCTTAAGGAGTGCCAAAATGCTCCTCAACCTTGCCAGTTCTGCTTCAAGATGTGCCTGCCCTTGTAGTTTCCTCGCTAGTTGCTGATTCACCAAACGCAATTTCTTAACTTCCTCCTCCAAGTATGCTGTGTGtgccttcttcttctccctaTACTTCCTAACTGCTTCTCGGTTGCCAGAAGGCCTTTTTGGTTTGGAGTTGGTGTGCTCCTTGTCGTCATCATCTTCAGGTCCAAAAATTTGGGTGTGAGAGTGATAGCATGTGTGTGTGTGAGCAGCATCAGGGCCAGGTGGGTTGCATGTGTGAGTGTGGGTGCATGTTCTGCTGCTACTCCTACATAATTCAGGAACTGTGTTCACGGATGCTGAAGCCTGAAAACTGCTAGATGACTCTGGATTCAAAAATAGAACATTATTCGAAAGCTTATCAGAAAGCTCAGCATTTCCATCATCCATGTTTTCTTTCTGCGCCCCAAACGAATAATCAGCTGCAATCTCTCAACAAAAAAGTGTGTCTGCGACATCCATTTGGAATTAACTACCACTGTGACATGAAAATGGAATAGAACACACACAAAAATTCCCAATATATTATGTAAAACAGATGCACACAGACTTAATATGGAATATATGCAAATCAGCATATACCTAGAACAAAACCAGTCAAAGAATTCATTTTGATAGGCCCTGATTAAGGAATATATATTTGACTAAACAATTCCCAAGGAATGATGTCAAATCAAatactatactcaaatttagatgTTGGGGTGGCAATGATTCCCAAAGCAGCTTACTTGAGCAAGGTAAAGATTACCCAGTTGGATTCTCTTCCCAATAATACAGAACTTAGCATAAAGGAAAAACCTTTTTACAATTGAAGATGGAAGGGGAGAGAATCCAAGGTGTAGTGGAGGCAAGATAGCACAGAATAATACTAGCCAAAAAAGTGGATGAAGAGTCATATGAAAGCCAATAAAGGAACAAGAGTGTGGTTTCTTTGTGTTAGAAATTAGAGATTAAAGATTAGAGATTGGATTCAGTTACCTGGCCCTTGGTGGCACCAGAAGCATCACTGTTTTTTTCATATGTAACTTACAAACCCATGGAAGTCCATGTGTTGCTCCAGATTGTTCCTTAGCCTCAATTTCCGCGTAAAGGGTAAGTCATAGGATTGTGTTGTAAGATACAAAATGTGGAACTGTTCTTCCACTCACAAACATCACCCATGAGGATGGGGCATTTCCTGTTATGGTAATTGCTTGTTATCTTCACCAAATTATgctaaataatatttattacctATTTTAAAATACGCATTCatctttttctaatattttaaataagataatatttatatttttttaaacttttaaataaatagttattttCATTTGCTTATATCATctaaaactataaaaattacaaatttaaactttaaattttaaaatataaaattaaagtgctttttatgaacaaaaaattgtttttaaaaaaaaaggtaagTGTCCTGTtatagaaaatagaaaaaagcaTCATTTATCAAGAATATATAAAGATATCATGAATGGAGATTGCATTGCACATAAAGAGTTGTGACCACAGTGGAATAAGATTATTCCGCCTAATCTATATTGAAGTCTATTCATGGGTTACTATAAAAATGCAACTATAGCAGATTCTATGAACAATGTACGCTTTCAAGAGCACACTTTCTGTGAAATACTTTCTGAGATAATTCAGATACTACATCATGGGAATATAAATAGTAATagctttatattttttcttagttGGTTGATTCTGATAACTCTGACCAATTGGCAGTGAAGCATTGAAATGGGTAAAGAAGTATGTAGCACAGACACTGATACGACACAGAGATACAGATATacataaaatctttaaaatatagaacacggagacacgaatctatatattatataattatgaattacataaattgacaataaagatttatgtgtataagtatgttccagattattttttggagcggaaaaatgtttttcatgactggtttccaattatttgtttcttagttttataatcataataacaatttatacaataaagtttgaattttaagaaaattaatgtatttctctattttaaaattgtgttagaaccgtattagaattgtcaaaaatctaacaaatactttttgaattagacacttcacaGATACATGTTCTACcggtgtcatacgagtgtcggtgtccgacatgggtatcggacaccgacacggcatttaagaggagtgtccgaACTTTATAAAGAAACTAAAGCTCAAAATGCAGAGGATTACTTAAAATGCTTGTGCTCCACACATGCACACACCCACTGTATCACGAATTCAAAATATCCAACGCTCGTACCATTTACAAGATTCAAAATATCCACGTTCATACCTATGAATTTTCCATTTGAACCACAAATTATACAAACATAGTTGCATTGGACATTTTCTAATAACAAGAATGCAATCTGTAATGCAAACTCTAACGTGTTTGGAACTTAATCGTCACACTAGCACAAACCAGACCAAAAATAGCTTATTTCAGTACTTAACTTTACACCAGTTTTGATTTATATCTTATTTTACTGCAAGTTTATTCATAAGCATGAGCATAAGAAGCCAATTGGCATCTAAAGAAGGTTTCCACGTTTTCTTCTCTGGGAGATATAACAAATCAGAATTGTGTATTTAAGgtgacaaattaaaatttataaacttcttttccttcaagctttccacaGTCTCCTTGAGGCTCACTTCCAAAGGAATAAATTCAATCCCCAAGCTCTTTGCTTTTTCCTTGGAAACCTGATATATTGGCACATATGGCTTATCATCTCCACACCTGGTAATATTGTTGACACAGTGAAACggtattagaaaaataaaaacaagtaaaacttgaattatttataattatacaaatataaaacaaaacttGACCGAATGGAGAGTCAGTTGGGCACCATAatctaatgagtttttcataCAAAAGAACATTTGAAAGACCTTCACATGCAAAGTTTTTAGGAAGGTTATGTTGTTTTAGCCAATATAATCTAAGGTTTGTATAGTTTCAGATCATCAATGCTGAATGCGTTTCTGACACTAAATTCAGTtttcaaacaaataaatgaagCACTCATCAGATGGGggtatttttgttatgttttataTGAACTGTGTGCATTCTTGAAActatcaaaaataaattatactcaCTTCTGGGGAAGTTGCAATGTTGGGTACAAGTCACGTAAAATCTTCAAAACGTCTGAGTAGTGTGCGACTCTCTCAACCAAACAATATCTTCCATTAGCTGAAGAATTTTCATATGCTAGAATATGGGCATTTGCAACATCTTTCACGTTGACCCATCCAAAAGATGCATTTTGAAATGTTTGCATACCTGTATCAAGGTGATGGAACAATTTCTTCAATTACATAAGAATTGTGCTGGGttgtcaaaaataaaatatattggaACCACTAATATTCATAGGAACTACTAATATTCATTACAATGACAACTGAATAACTCAAAGAGATAGTGAGATGCAGTATGCATCATTTTTCTGGGATTACTTTCCAATGTACCCCATCAAGGTGATCTCACCAGTCATTCCCAGCATGCTAACATTAGAATCAATGTTTGACTTCAACAAAGCTTTAGTACGAATCTATGCTTCCTTCAACTTGGTTTGAATatgttataataaatttttgtgAAATTTGTTAATATGCTTCATCATATCATGTAAATTTTGAACTGGGTTATGGATGCTGATGAAAGAATAAATGATGCATAATAGCTTTATAGGGACTTGGACAAGAATAAATAAATCCTATTTATACAAATAAAGTCAATTTTGCCATATTTTATCTCTACATTACTTcaacaaaaatcaaatttcCCTACAATTTTAAACTATATCCTATGATGAATTTTGTATCCCACCCAACAGCACCTTCAAAGGGCCACTCATTCTTTCTCAATAAAATTTCTTCCAGGTTAGTAGGACCCAGCAATTAATAGTATGTAGACCATTACAAGTCTAAACTCAAAGGCCCAAAACACTTCAGCCCAACATGGCTGAGGGCagaaattagttttatttgatCCATAAAATAGTTTgagttgaaaaaaaatacattgtgTAGTAAAGATGCAGACAAAGCAAACCTATAAATTTTTCAGCATAATGTATAAATAGTAATTACCATTAACTACATTTAAAATTGAAGCAGCACTGGTGTTAAGGACGGGTTGCAAGAGAGGTCCAACAACCATTGCGGGGTTAATCGTAACCAAGTcaatgttgttttcttttacaAATTTCCAGGCAGCATCTTCAGCCAAAGTCTTCGAAAGTGTATACCACATCTAAAACATAAATAGAAAATGGCAAGAAATGTGAAAAACATGGTAACATAACATAGATGACAAATTATAACACTTTGTagacttttgaaaaaaaaaattatagttcaGTGGCAATTGTCTAATGCATTTAAAATTACAACTATTAATTTGTTCTCATATCATATGAACAAATGAGAGAAGCAGTAAACATGTGTTACTTTATTAGTGCAACTTCACATGAGAATAAGTTAATAATGAGTGCATAATACAAACTAAATTTAATCATATGTAGCTATGAAAGAGGCAAAGTACACATGAAGGGAGGGTTGAATTGTGTATTtaaaacttttcaaaattttcgcaaatgagcgTCTAAAAATGGTGATAAGACAGTTTTAACTGGACAGACAAACTGTCAAGCAATTTTTGGCAAGGGTAGAGTATGATGAAGATCGTCAAACGTAACTTCAAGTTAATAGACGCAAagtcaaaaactcttttcaaaactCTCCTTCATTGGTTAGTTGCAGATTAATAATATGCAATTCAGATGATAAGGGTAGAGAATTATTTACACCAGGTGTTTTTTACACTGGCTCTTCTGAAAACCCCGACTATGTCCAATTCTTGATCAACACAATCAAGTTCTACTGGCAAACTAACACCGCAAGATACAAGACGAGTATTTTGTGAACCTAGCCACTCCTGACTAAACATAAGAGTATTATTTGGATTGCAGTCACTCCTAACTAAACACTGAGTATTCTTTGAACACACAGTCACTCCTGGATAAATACTTAGTATTCTTTGGATCAAATCACTCTTGGCTAAGCACTTTCTTTGATTATACCAAGGGTGTGATCTAAACGATCACAAGATTGGTTCACTAAAAGAGTTAACATCCTCAGTAAAATACAAgattaagaaaaactcttttaggTTGCAAATAAACATTAGCTAGAACCATTAGCTACAACATTCTTGGAGTTACCCGCTACGCACAACAATTCGAGATTTTAAACCATTAGCTAGAACATTGAAACTTGATTGGGAAAACATTAGTTATATAGTTAAAAGCATTTGTGCACTTAGATGCTTTGGAAAGCAAAGAATAGAAGACATTTTCAGCTGGAAGTTATTGGTTGTTGTCCTTGTGAGatactttgttttatttatctGACAATGGTTTGTATGATTGATTTGACTTACGTACAAGTGGAAGTAAAGAGCAACAATATAGCATTCATAATTTCCTTGTGTGTTGTGTCTGCATGTCTGTTTGGGAATAAATCATGTCAACTATCACCGGTATTCTTTTCCTCCATTTCAAAATTTACTTTTGTCAAAACAAAAGCTATGGCAACATATTCCATTGAACTATGTGAACTTTATTTTGTCCTTGGAATATGAAGGGCATAAAATTTACTTTAGCGCTCTTAGAACATTTTCCCATTCCACACTAATCAATCAAGCCTTGACGTGAAAAGCTTACAGCCAACAATGTTAGCACCTATAATTTTCGACCGTGTtttcctgaaaaaaaaaataagatactAATGTCAGCCCACTTCTAATACAAATTAAGGCCAAGATGTACTCCAGTTTCAGCAACACTTAACGTTCCCCTTTTTTGTTTCATTGGAGGTCATGCCTTCATTTTGTAGTGATGAGGTTTTTACTCTTTAAAGTCATGGTTCCTCTTGTTCATGTTTTATAGTTGAGGAAAGAAAGGCAGTTACAGGATATATCTATGAAGCAATGGAGAAGGCCAAGGAAACAATAATGAAGTCtttcaataaaaatgaaagTAAATAAATACAAGGATGTATTTACAATCATTGATAACAGTGGACTAGCCAACTCCATCGCACATTGCATCAAGAGGTTGGTGTCAAGTAAAGATGTGCAACAAAAGTTTTAAGTGAGACTCTT includes:
- the LOC137834857 gene encoding basic leucine zipper 24, translating into MDDGNAELSDKLSNNVLFLNPESSSSFQASASVNTVPELCRSSSRTCTHTHTCNPPGPDAAHTHTCYHSHTQIFGPEDDDDKEHTNSKPKRPSGNREAVRKYREKKKAHTAYLEEEVKKLRLVNQQLARKLQGQAHLEAELARLRSILALLKGKIDSELGAFPFQNQCSSYILKEGDAGLLSTAGTIGLRCQNGLPCFHPHAGSSSQVNICAYGKSVSPWEGNCQPEIVDCHVDANNLMSTEGQTVETVDNFLSSASQEG
- the LOC137834859 gene encoding cinnamoyl-CoA reductase CAD2, whose product is MSSGAGQVVCVTGASGYIASWIVKLLLHRGYTVKATVRDPNDPKKVNHLLNLDGAKERLHLVKANLLEEGSFDSVVQGCHAVFHTASPFYHDVKDPQVELLDPAVKGTLNVLKSCVNSPVLKRVVLTSSIAAVAYNGKPRTPDVVVDETWFSDPDFCRESQMWYTLSKTLAEDAAWKFVKENNIDLVTINPAMVVGPLLQPVLNTSAASILNVVNGMQTFQNASFGWVNVKDVANAHILAYENSSANGRYCLVERVAHYSDVLKILRDLYPTLQLPQKCGDDKPYVPIYQVSKEKAKSLGIEFIPLEVSLKETVESLKEKKFINFNLSP